The Mycoplasma nasistruthionis genome contains a region encoding:
- a CDS encoding ABC transporter permease, producing the protein MQITKNYIFYLHKIIFKKKSSFVIPVIWLVISVLLSIIFSFLSFNNKIQNFVIYSVVFAEIIFTIFYAALKSLNIYKDLEEEGVELLTYAKPITRKQIFAGKLSVFLIFGVYWALTTLFSNLFISLAVKSSYVAGITFLSLIVFFFAYIIFGMISSIIGYKLNGKIAITIPLAVLSPLVIGGTVIASQSTSTVNNTAFYLNRKDAQQPAGNQVNANLFYLNNNKDNLIIIPNGYTANQFSEKQLQYLKTAFSLSKNSASSWQGYSWTVVPYQMLDLFNFENQNIFDTFASSQVSNLDNYLYNKDNSSFIYSYDLKLNQGLKSYLVDTSIDPSVVKLNKRFLVPGALKNYSQINNLANTDIIYARVGADNFDIEYPEDKYTYATTNNLIGKLKWSYIKELLDSKVFNDYAKGFFNKLLEENEELKQASYSELRLIKSILLSSIEKELNNPQALINQIIVPEVSVLREDAIKNQIITTEVEKQVYLATAFIYYLYFTYTNNLLSDAILVNDSSENDQNEDNQTNYNFTPSTFRFQFGEFVYNIGGYGSYTAKQQIVNNKVIIRYDLNKSNNFLFQPLEQFASINRNKQIINKYGYIGIWVVLGFIFILINNVLYIKKDYR; encoded by the coding sequence ATGCAAATCACAAAAAATTATATTTTTTATCTACATAAGATAATATTCAAAAAGAAAAGTTCATTTGTAATTCCGGTTATTTGGCTGGTTATTTCAGTTCTTTTGAGTATTATTTTTAGTTTTTTATCATTTAATAATAAGATTCAAAATTTTGTAATTTATAGCGTGGTGTTTGCTGAAATAATTTTTACAATTTTTTATGCAGCTTTAAAATCATTAAATATTTACAAAGATCTAGAAGAAGAAGGGGTTGAGCTTTTAACTTATGCTAAACCAATAACACGTAAGCAAATATTCGCTGGAAAATTAAGTGTATTTTTAATTTTTGGTGTATATTGAGCCTTAACCACCTTATTTAGTAACTTATTTATTTCTTTAGCTGTTAAGTCAAGTTATGTTGCTGGAATTACGTTTTTATCATTAATTGTATTTTTCTTTGCTTATATAATTTTTGGAATGATTTCATCAATCATTGGTTATAAATTAAATGGAAAAATAGCAATAACTATTCCGCTTGCTGTTTTATCACCGTTAGTTATCGGGGGAACAGTTATAGCATCACAAAGTACTTCAACAGTCAATAATACAGCTTTTTATTTAAACAGGAAAGATGCTCAACAACCTGCTGGAAATCAAGTTAATGCTAACTTGTTTTATTTAAATAACAATAAAGACAACTTGATAATTATTCCTAATGGTTATACTGCAAATCAGTTTTCTGAAAAACAATTGCAATATCTAAAAACTGCATTCAGTTTATCAAAAAACTCAGCATCAAGCTGACAAGGTTATTCATGAACAGTTGTTCCATATCAAATGTTAGATTTATTCAACTTTGAAAACCAAAATATCTTTGATACTTTTGCATCAAGTCAAGTAAGCAATTTAGATAATTATTTATATAACAAAGACAATTCTTCTTTTATTTATAGTTATGATTTAAAACTAAACCAAGGTTTAAAATCATATCTTGTAGATACTTCGATTGATCCATCAGTTGTTAAGTTAAATAAACGTTTCTTAGTCCCTGGAGCTTTAAAAAATTATTCTCAAATTAATAATTTAGCTAATACAGACATTATTTATGCACGCGTTGGTGCTGATAATTTTGATATTGAATATCCAGAAGACAAATATACTTATGCTACAACAAATAATTTGATTGGAAAATTAAAATGAAGTTATATTAAAGAGTTGTTAGATTCAAAAGTCTTTAACGACTATGCCAAAGGCTTTTTCAACAAATTATTAGAAGAAAATGAAGAATTAAAACAAGCTTCTTATTCAGAACTAAGATTAATTAAATCAATCTTGCTTTCAAGTATAGAAAAAGAATTAAATAATCCACAAGCATTAATTAACCAAATAATTGTACCTGAAGTAAGTGTACTAAGAGAAGATGCTATTAAAAATCAAATTATCACAACTGAAGTGGAAAAACAAGTGTATTTAGCAACTGCATTTATTTACTATCTATATTTCACTTATACAAATAATTTATTATCAGATGCAATTTTAGTTAATGATTCATCAGAAAATGATCAAAATGAGGACAATCAAACAAATTACAATTTTACACCTTCAACTTTCAGATTCCAGTTTGGTGAATTTGTCTACAACATAGGTGGATATGGAAGTTATACAGCTAAACAACAAATTGTCAACAATAAAGTTATTATTCGTTACGATTTAAACAAAAGTAATAATTTCTTATTCCAACCACTAGAGCAATTTGCATCAATTAATCGTAATAAACAAATCATAAATAAATACGGATACATTGGTATTTGAGTAGTTTTAGGTTTTATCTTTATTTTAATTAACAACGTTTTATATATCAAAAAGGACTATAGATAA
- a CDS encoding GA module-containing protein — MKSLNSTYVRYARPTGSMYVLDKPKYLDASETTKTAFDNSVDLARRVLERPARDGAAQVPFIDEYLDVTKLEEIKNQVVVDESKLDGVKQGLINKIKSLASKVNNQEVLTDKQIEDYLAQQQASGFLADSTFKADKVNEYFDSAYQALVKDKVAELLNSSSNLNEADKQTALAQIDAAKSLSDNPALSTVFANAKTMVDQANQLVTQINEAPTYEDLTEAQKTALINDFKNSPRFYEGTTFKQNAVQDFETSKVNPVVAQTTKLKQLVDKIKEANTLASEKYSLSANKDAFDTAFANASGNDFSKFDKLDPTEIENIYNELKTQYDALNGYKSKLQKEIDATDQTIKDYIGTEEFNNATNIDNVNIENDTQYTAEYNKVLANLKEKMAQKVDSLTSLNDAQKQALKNEINDPQVNTFNALKPFIEKANNLNTAMEALKEQVKAADTFSKDNQDIIPLLTEEQKHDFNSAFDNAQLISPLNGNNGSNADKQTVDNATNALKNALAKIQVDALKKAIEDKLAKIDDNSSAKAKEVKTEIQGRLQTADAEQLRKDLATLNSTLAKEELQKAFEQANALQDKSTDLQSELQKAQELLNNGSADNSKYTEQALKLKDLIKANALEKLVKQVEATGTADNPNLAKELQEAKTILDNKTTSQYDNALAELQDALNKKDLEKAIAEAEKQDNKDTYLRLKNALTHAKEVYSDKNSSAETIKAAEDALKDAIEKAKKASDVRSVLQDLVDEIKKDNASANNEIVKPNLTNAESKLADQSATPEQLQKEVNKLTAALPLAKLDNLVKQAEATDNKSQRLTDELKKAKDFLEANKGLITDDLAEQKALDIQNQADAEYKALNNAIVKEKLAKAIADASALPNNNSDAFNKLQEAIKKAHDLYNNLENKDETAINDAIAKLGLNTELLNLDNAIKVANAIEPKSDNLKDAITNANSKTSSTNVEDIKNAIAKLNTAVDKNPLNNAVAKAKDVLSKLNEDPNSTDPELAENSAKLQEAKQAIENAIAQAETKLNEEPVLTKDKYQEEANKLDNVVNQAITELDKLKQEVQKSVDKAKKIGLNNQAVTDAEAKVAQDSRPSAKELIDAKNLLDKEIAKKELQNAIEALDADLKDSETFQKDVLQPINNVLNDANSTKEQFEQAKAQLENAKTKKDLFKALDEANKQVPINESLQNLINQNKAVVANNDAPADANDIANRVKELEKAIKANELQNLVNQANNVPNNEQSEQLKEQINNAQQVLDNNNSTPQEIQQAKENIQKAIDNNKLNKVLADAKAVDQVFDKLNDKSNATISNEIKEAIKQAETTLNNPSATKEQKDQAANELNKVVEKANNALNDYKNDQKQILDNLVKEAEALEPKSTKLQETLKKANAINDESSINDIIKAVEELSKDVRTNPLDVQIEKAPSVSEGRNVPNELDTLQESKDLANDPNATTDQINKQAQKQELNNYKIDQLAELDKLNNLTDAQKDKIKQQIIDATDTEQAKNALDNAKVLETAMEQLKQVNNDTKATLTDPNSPSHKNYVYAENADKQALDKLINDATNALDNGSEIDPEAINKIKNDLEAQATEINKGQGLNNLIDKAQKALDNQDVEESNQYKNAPTKLQDQLANAKAELQEALKTLKEASPAKEAYKTDVEDKLNQLEQLKDKINQFSDQPLVDDQKNVGVDLNSLDNLSESTKNDFFGVKPQGLYNVQDNKENTDKVVDLAKQANQLFGEIKQNLSNNDTKALNDNKVALDALKQQIDQLVNAEGAYDESNKPAFNELNNLVDVLNDNNMALLNKLAKDTETFKNSDLTNNPEQQIQALNDLIDKVNAISVNKDLNSPALNAYDELRNTLTQNAQSLINAYNELKDGQKEEFNKTVNNNPVELKDLDEILDSKKYFDIKEKLSLNQDLSEQEKQDAKDIIKQLETIKEANNEVPDVLIDLIKNELNKANLDANSIPWWPFLVVASGLLWLAGLAFILLKK, encoded by the coding sequence ATGAAATCATTGAATTCAACTTATGTAAGATATGCTCGTCCTACTGGTTCGATGTATGTTTTAGACAAGCCTAAATATTTAGATGCTTCTGAAACTACCAAAACTGCCTTTGACAATTCAGTAGATTTAGCAAGAAGAGTTTTAGAAAGACCTGCTAGAGATGGTGCAGCTCAAGTTCCATTTATTGATGAATATTTAGATGTAACAAAATTGGAAGAAATTAAAAATCAAGTTGTAGTTGATGAATCTAAACTAGACGGAGTTAAACAAGGATTAATTAACAAAATTAAATCATTAGCTTCAAAAGTTAATAATCAAGAAGTTTTAACTGACAAACAAATTGAAGACTATTTAGCTCAACAACAAGCTTCAGGGTTCTTGGCTGATTCAACATTTAAAGCTGACAAAGTTAATGAATACTTTGACAGTGCTTATCAAGCGTTAGTTAAAGATAAAGTTGCTGAACTATTAAATAGTTCAAGTAATTTAAATGAAGCCGATAAACAAACTGCTTTAGCTCAAATCGACGCTGCTAAATCACTATCAGATAATCCAGCACTATCAACAGTGTTTGCTAATGCTAAAACAATGGTTGATCAAGCTAACCAACTTGTAACACAAATTAATGAAGCTCCAACTTATGAAGATTTAACAGAAGCTCAAAAAACTGCTTTAATAAATGATTTTAAAAATTCTCCAAGGTTTTACGAGGGTACAACATTTAAACAAAATGCAGTACAAGATTTTGAGACTTCTAAAGTAAATCCAGTAGTGGCGCAAACTACAAAACTAAAACAATTAGTTGACAAAATCAAAGAAGCTAATACATTAGCTTCAGAAAAATATTCATTATCAGCTAATAAAGATGCATTTGACACAGCCTTTGCTAATGCTTCAGGAAATGATTTTTCTAAATTTGATAAATTAGATCCAACAGAAATTGAAAACATTTACAACGAGCTAAAAACTCAATATGATGCTCTAAACGGTTATAAATCTAAATTACAAAAAGAAATTGATGCTACTGATCAAACAATCAAAGATTATATTGGTACAGAAGAGTTTAATAATGCTACAAATATTGATAATGTTAATATTGAAAACGACACTCAATATACAGCTGAATACAACAAGGTTTTAGCTAATTTAAAAGAAAAAATGGCTCAAAAAGTTGATTCATTAACTTCATTAAATGACGCTCAAAAACAAGCATTAAAAAATGAGATTAATGATCCGCAAGTTAATACTTTTAATGCACTAAAACCATTTATTGAAAAAGCTAATAACTTAAATACTGCAATGGAAGCTTTAAAAGAGCAAGTTAAAGCTGCTGATACTTTTAGCAAAGATAATCAAGACATAATTCCACTTCTAACAGAAGAACAAAAACATGACTTTAACAGCGCGTTTGATAATGCTCAGTTAATTTCTCCGCTTAATGGAAATAATGGTTCTAATGCTGATAAACAAACAGTTGATAATGCAACAAATGCTCTAAAAAATGCCTTAGCTAAAATTCAAGTTGATGCACTTAAAAAAGCTATCGAAGACAAGTTGGCTAAAATTGATGACAACTCATCAGCAAAAGCTAAAGAAGTTAAAACTGAAATTCAAGGTAGATTACAAACAGCTGATGCTGAACAGTTAAGAAAAGATTTAGCAACCTTAAATTCAACATTAGCTAAAGAAGAGTTGCAAAAAGCATTTGAACAAGCAAATGCTTTACAAGATAAATCAACTGATTTACAATCAGAACTTCAAAAAGCACAAGAATTGTTAAACAATGGTTCTGCTGATAATTCAAAATACACCGAACAAGCTTTAAAACTTAAAGATTTAATTAAAGCTAATGCTTTAGAAAAATTAGTTAAACAAGTAGAAGCAACAGGGACTGCTGACAATCCTAATTTAGCTAAAGAATTACAAGAAGCAAAAACAATTTTAGATAACAAAACAACTTCACAATATGATAATGCTTTAGCAGAGCTACAAGATGCTTTGAACAAAAAAGACTTAGAAAAAGCAATTGCAGAAGCAGAAAAGCAAGACAACAAAGACACTTACTTAAGACTTAAAAATGCTCTAACACATGCAAAAGAAGTTTATAGTGATAAAAATTCAAGTGCTGAAACAATTAAGGCAGCTGAAGATGCTTTAAAAGATGCAATTGAAAAAGCTAAAAAAGCAAGTGACGTAAGAAGTGTTTTACAAGATTTAGTTGATGAAATTAAAAAAGATAATGCATCTGCTAATAATGAAATTGTTAAACCTAACTTAACAAATGCTGAAAGTAAGTTAGCTGATCAATCAGCTACTCCAGAGCAACTTCAAAAAGAAGTTAATAAACTAACAGCTGCTTTACCACTAGCTAAATTAGACAACTTAGTAAAACAGGCTGAAGCAACGGATAATAAGTCACAAAGATTAACCGATGAACTTAAAAAAGCAAAAGATTTCTTAGAAGCAAATAAAGGTTTAATAACTGATGATTTAGCTGAACAAAAAGCTTTAGATATTCAAAATCAAGCTGATGCAGAATATAAAGCTTTAAATAATGCAATAGTTAAAGAAAAATTAGCTAAAGCTATTGCTGATGCTTCAGCTTTACCAAACAATAATTCTGATGCCTTTAATAAGCTTCAAGAAGCTATTAAGAAAGCTCATGACTTATACAACAACTTAGAAAATAAAGATGAAACAGCAATTAATGATGCTATTGCAAAATTAGGTCTAAATACAGAATTATTAAACTTAGACAATGCTATTAAAGTAGCTAATGCAATAGAACCTAAGTCAGATAATTTAAAAGACGCTATAACAAATGCAAACTCAAAAACTTCATCAACTAATGTTGAAGACATTAAAAACGCAATTGCAAAACTAAACACAGCAGTTGACAAAAATCCATTAAACAATGCTGTCGCTAAAGCTAAAGATGTTTTAAGTAAATTAAATGAAGATCCTAATTCAACAGACCCTGAATTAGCAGAAAATTCAGCTAAATTACAAGAAGCAAAACAAGCAATTGAAAATGCAATTGCTCAAGCAGAAACTAAATTAAATGAAGAACCTGTCTTAACTAAAGACAAATATCAAGAAGAAGCAAACAAACTTGATAATGTAGTTAACCAGGCTATTACAGAACTTGATAAACTAAAACAAGAAGTTCAAAAATCAGTTGATAAAGCTAAAAAAATAGGACTAAACAATCAAGCTGTTACTGATGCTGAAGCTAAAGTAGCACAAGATTCTAGACCATCAGCTAAAGAATTAATTGATGCTAAAAACTTACTTGATAAAGAAATTGCTAAAAAAGAACTTCAAAATGCTATTGAAGCCTTAGACGCTGACTTAAAAGATTCAGAAACATTCCAAAAAGATGTTTTACAACCAATTAACAATGTCTTAAATGATGCAAATTCAACTAAAGAACAATTCGAGCAAGCAAAAGCGCAATTAGAAAATGCTAAAACTAAAAAAGATTTATTTAAAGCGCTTGATGAAGCTAATAAACAAGTTCCAATTAATGAATCTCTACAAAATCTAATTAACCAAAATAAAGCAGTTGTAGCAAATAATGATGCTCCGGCAGATGCAAATGATATTGCTAACAGAGTGAAAGAGCTTGAAAAAGCTATTAAAGCAAATGAGTTGCAAAACTTAGTAAATCAAGCAAATAATGTTCCTAACAATGAACAATCAGAACAATTAAAAGAACAAATCAACAATGCACAACAAGTTCTAGACAACAATAATTCAACACCACAAGAAATTCAACAGGCTAAAGAAAATATTCAGAAAGCAATTGACAATAACAAGTTAAATAAAGTACTAGCAGATGCTAAAGCAGTAGATCAAGTATTTGATAAACTAAATGACAAATCTAATGCAACTATTTCAAACGAAATAAAAGAAGCTATCAAACAAGCTGAAACAACTTTAAACAATCCAAGCGCAACTAAAGAACAAAAAGATCAAGCAGCAAATGAATTAAATAAAGTTGTTGAAAAAGCAAACAACGCCTTAAATGATTACAAAAATGATCAGAAACAAATTCTAGACAATTTAGTCAAAGAAGCAGAAGCATTAGAACCTAAATCTACTAAACTGCAAGAAACTCTGAAAAAAGCTAATGCAATTAATGATGAATCATCAATTAATGACATTATCAAAGCAGTTGAAGAATTATCAAAAGATGTTAGAACAAATCCGCTAGATGTACAAATTGAAAAAGCACCATCAGTTTCTGAAGGAAGAAATGTTCCAAATGAACTAGACACATTACAAGAATCAAAAGATCTAGCAAATGATCCAAACGCAACAACAGATCAAATCAACAAACAAGCTCAAAAACAAGAACTTAACAATTACAAAATTGATCAACTAGCTGAATTAGATAAGTTAAATAACTTAACAGATGCTCAAAAAGATAAAATTAAGCAACAAATTATTGATGCTACTGACACTGAGCAAGCTAAAAATGCTTTAGATAATGCAAAAGTTCTAGAAACAGCAATGGAACAGTTAAAACAAGTTAATAATGATACAAAAGCAACATTAACTGATCCAAATTCACCAAGTCATAAAAATTATGTTTATGCTGAAAACGCTGATAAACAAGCATTAGATAAATTAATTAATGATGCTACAAATGCATTAGACAATGGTTCAGAAATTGATCCAGAAGCAATTAATAAGATTAAAAATGATTTAGAAGCTCAAGCAACTGAAATTAATAAGGGACAAGGATTAAACAACTTAATTGATAAAGCACAAAAAGCGCTTGATAATCAAGATGTTGAAGAATCTAACCAATACAAAAATGCACCAACTAAACTGCAAGATCAACTAGCTAATGCAAAAGCCGAATTACAAGAAGCTTTAAAAACATTAAAAGAAGCTTCTCCGGCCAAAGAAGCTTACAAGACTGATGTAGAAGATAAATTAAATCAATTAGAACAACTAAAAGATAAAATTAATCAATTCTCAGATCAACCACTAGTTGATGATCAGAAAAATGTAGGTGTAGATCTAAATTCATTAGATAACTTATCTGAATCTACAAAGAATGATTTCTTTGGAGTTAAACCACAAGGTCTATACAACGTTCAAGACAACAAAGAAAATACTGACAAAGTAGTTGATTTAGCTAAACAAGCTAACCAATTATTTGGTGAAATTAAGCAAAATCTAAGCAACAATGATACTAAAGCATTAAATGATAACAAAGTTGCTTTAGATGCTTTAAAACAACAAATTGATCAATTAGTTAATGCTGAAGGCGCATATGATGAAAGTAATAAGCCAGCATTTAATGAACTAAACAATTTAGTTGATGTATTAAATGATAACAATATGGCATTGTTAAATAAACTAGCCAAAGACACAGAAACATTTAAAAACTCTGATCTAACAAACAACCCAGAACAACAAATTCAAGCTTTAAATGATTTAATTGATAAAGTTAATGCTATTTCAGTTAACAAAGACTTAAACTCACCTGCATTAAATGCATATGATGAATTAAGAAACACATTAACTCAAAATGCTCAATCATTAATCAACGCTTATAACGAATTAAAAGATGGACAAAAAGAAGAGTTTAATAAAACAGTAAACAACAACCCAGTTGAACTAAAAGACTTAGATGAAATCTTAGACAGTAAAAAATACTTTGATATCAAAGAAAAACTGTCATTAAACCAAGATCTATCAGAACAAGAAAAACAAGATGCTAAAGACATAATTAAACAACTTGAAACAATCAAAGAAGCAAATAATGAAGTTCCAGATGTTTTAATTGACTTAATTAAAAACGAACTAAATAAAGCAAACCTAGATGCTAATTCAATACCATGATGACCATTCTTAGTAGTTGCATCAGGATTGCTATGATTAGCCGGATTAGCATTTATACTACTTAAAAAATAA
- a CDS encoding ABC transporter ATP-binding protein: MNILQVNNLTKIYKTNKDKNRGIFGVSFEVKQGSFHAFIGENGAGKTTTIKSIIGSFTDYQGEILINGINVLKPEAKSKLGYVPENAIFPKELTVWEYLYSLALLSGVNKTQAKNKIETFLEKFEITNLKNAKPSNFSSGQKKKVLLIQALLNDPEIIILDEPAANLDPTARYELFSLLNELHAEGKTILISSHVLSEIDKYVDSFTLIHNGSIILSGDKTQSLESIFYEKIIKA, translated from the coding sequence ATGAATATTTTACAAGTAAATAATTTAACTAAGATTTATAAAACAAATAAAGATAAAAACCGTGGAATTTTTGGTGTTTCATTTGAAGTGAAACAAGGTTCATTTCATGCTTTTATAGGTGAAAATGGTGCAGGAAAAACAACAACAATTAAATCAATTATTGGTTCTTTTACAGACTATCAAGGTGAAATTTTAATCAATGGCATTAATGTTTTAAAACCTGAAGCTAAATCAAAATTAGGTTATGTACCTGAAAACGCAATTTTTCCGAAAGAATTAACTGTTTGAGAGTATTTGTATTCGCTAGCTTTACTTTCAGGAGTAAATAAAACTCAAGCAAAAAACAAAATAGAAACATTTTTAGAAAAATTTGAAATCACAAATCTAAAAAACGCTAAACCAAGCAACTTTTCATCTGGTCAAAAGAAAAAAGTTTTATTAATTCAAGCTTTATTAAATGACCCGGAAATTATTATTCTAGATGAACCAGCTGCTAACTTAGATCCTACAGCGCGTTATGAACTGTTTAGTTTATTAAATGAACTACACGCAGAAGGCAAAACCATTTTAATTAGTTCTCACGTTTTAAGTGAAATAGACAAATATGTTGATTCATTTACCTTAATTCATAATGGCTCAATCATTTTAAGTGGTGACAAAACTCAAAGTTTAGAAAGTATTTTCTATGAAAAAATTATTAAAGCTTAG
- a CDS encoding aromatic motif membrane protein, whose product MKKLLKLSAFIPLASIFTLVSCNQPIVPETTNYQLKTKQKSLNQELLDKIVKEHYLPTDNFAAKAYINNQNSIDDGIYVELKSSLIFASIINSDVLANSGPKRVLVGKGINAISNTLNNDWYFYLNNLNKFNYILNPFGSRYIDLHVDQDEQQQKINPKSTQAQFEYVNRKYNSANLELKNPKILSITEKILTNQKADIYNNKSVMYLNIENNYIIPVFKYQADNNSATKLFVSPDIIWKQNPDLSIENLINQFHDAFQNSWSELLKKEYDYNVEIESSDPDIVYSQFNDENLFKLYKNNNYNEITSLAIAKLNQDQLNAFRYTWGYVYEN is encoded by the coding sequence ATGAAAAAATTATTAAAGCTTAGTGCCTTTATTCCGTTAGCTTCTATTTTTACGTTAGTTTCGTGCAATCAACCAATTGTTCCAGAAACTACAAATTATCAACTTAAAACAAAACAAAAAAGCTTAAATCAAGAACTTTTAGACAAAATAGTCAAGGAACATTATTTACCAACTGATAATTTTGCAGCTAAAGCTTACATCAATAATCAAAATAGTATTGACGATGGAATTTATGTTGAACTAAAATCATCCCTAATTTTTGCATCTATTATTAATAGCGATGTTTTAGCAAACTCTGGACCAAAAAGAGTTTTAGTCGGTAAGGGAATTAATGCTATTTCAAACACTTTAAACAATGATTGATATTTTTATTTAAATAATTTAAATAAATTTAATTACATTTTAAATCCATTTGGAAGCAGATATATAGATTTACATGTTGATCAAGATGAACAACAGCAAAAAATAAATCCAAAAAGCACACAAGCACAATTTGAATATGTCAATAGGAAATATAATTCAGCCAATTTAGAACTAAAAAACCCTAAAATACTGTCAATAACAGAAAAAATTTTAACTAATCAAAAAGCTGATATTTATAACAATAAATCTGTCATGTACTTAAACATAGAAAATAATTACATTATTCCGGTTTTCAAGTACCAAGCAGATAACAATTCAGCAACTAAACTGTTTGTTTCACCAGATATTATTTGAAAACAAAATCCAGATTTATCAATTGAGAATTTAATTAATCAATTTCATGATGCTTTTCAAAATTCTTGAAGTGAATTATTAAAAAAAGAATATGACTACAACGTAGAAATTGAATCTTCAGACCCTGATATTGTCTACAGCCAATTCAATGATGAAAATCTGTTTAAACTTTATAAAAACAATAACTACAACGAAATAACTAGTTTAGCAATTGCCAAATTAAATCAAGATCAATTAAACGCATTTAGATATACATGAGGTTATGTTTATGAAAACTAA